One stretch of Paenibacillus sp. FSL R5-0341 DNA includes these proteins:
- a CDS encoding TetR/AcrR family transcriptional regulator, with the protein MTRVSKNPQERKNEILTVAMELFNSKGYEDTSVSEIVRKVGVSQGTFYNYFQSKEDVLHAACERTLASRLEAIHHLVENSELNAREKLIRIFMDATPDEHDEDVFEYLHKESNSTLHQKWIVIEINGLIPYIKKIVQQGAEEGEFLAQQPELKAEFLLVGAAFWLDRGVFTWNEQEYLERKNALNGIIDQLLAVNKQ; encoded by the coding sequence ATGACACGTGTAAGCAAGAATCCCCAGGAACGAAAAAATGAAATACTGACTGTGGCTATGGAATTATTCAACTCGAAGGGCTACGAAGATACATCCGTCAGTGAAATCGTAAGAAAAGTTGGTGTTTCACAAGGAACTTTCTACAATTATTTTCAATCCAAAGAAGATGTACTTCATGCTGCTTGTGAACGAACACTAGCATCTCGTTTGGAAGCAATACATCATTTAGTTGAAAATAGCGAGCTCAACGCGCGAGAAAAACTCATTCGTATTTTTATGGATGCAACCCCTGACGAACATGATGAGGATGTATTTGAATATCTTCATAAGGAAAGTAACAGTACTTTGCATCAAAAATGGATTGTTATCGAAATTAATGGATTGATTCCCTATATCAAAAAAATCGTTCAGCAGGGGGCAGAAGAGGGAGAGTTTCTTGCTCAACAACCTGAGCTTAAAGCGGAGTTTCTTTTGGTAGGTGCTGCATTTTGGCTTGATCGCGGTGTGTTTACCTGGAATGAACAAGAATATCTGGAGAGAAAAAATGCTTTGAACGGGATCATTGATCAGCTACTTGCTGTTAATAAGCAATGA
- a CDS encoding nitroreductase family protein — protein sequence MTALTKDFSEVLHGRRTIKKYDPHFKISREEIIEMLEDAALAPSAFNLQPWRFVVIESDQGKEDLLEIAPFNFSQINTSSAVIAVFGDLNFVDSAEEIYKETADLGYITQEIKDKMLAMVVPMYNQFSIDQKKESVLLDGGLVSMQFMLTAHAHGYATNPMSGFNKEKIAAVLGLDPERYVPILLISIGKGASDARPPVRLPIGQITEWK from the coding sequence ATGACTGCATTAACAAAAGATTTTAGTGAGGTTTTACATGGCCGTCGTACGATAAAGAAATACGATCCACATTTTAAAATTAGTCGGGAAGAAATTATTGAAATGCTCGAAGATGCTGCTTTGGCACCGTCAGCATTCAATTTACAGCCTTGGCGATTTGTTGTTATTGAAAGTGACCAAGGTAAGGAAGACCTGCTCGAAATTGCGCCTTTCAACTTTTCACAAATTAATACTTCGTCAGCGGTTATCGCCGTCTTTGGTGATCTGAATTTTGTTGACAGCGCAGAAGAAATTTATAAGGAAACCGCTGATCTTGGCTATATAACGCAGGAAATTAAAGATAAGATGCTGGCTATGGTTGTACCTATGTATAATCAATTTTCGATTGATCAGAAAAAAGAGTCTGTGTTGCTGGATGGCGGACTTGTCTCTATGCAGTTTATGCTTACGGCACATGCTCATGGTTATGCAACAAATCCAATGTCAGGCTTTAACAAAGAGAAGATTGCAGCAGTGTTGGGACTAGATCCAGAGCGATATGTTCCAATACTGCTCATTTCAATCGGCAAGGGAGCTTCAGATGCGCGCCCGCCTGTTCGTCTTCCGATCGGCCAAATTACAGAGTGGAAATAA